GCGCGCCAATAGAGGAGGAGATGAAAACAGAGAATTTCACACGTCGCCACATAAAGCCGTGGGACAAGGGCATGATGTTTAGTGCCACGACATGGGTATTAGGCGACTATCTCGTTATGATTGTAACCGACAAAGAGCCGCATTACCTTGTAGAAATCCACGACGAACGCATGGCGGGGAACTTTCGCGAGTTGTTTAAGAACATTTGGGGATTGATTTAGACCAGAGGCTCACAGCTGTTTACCGAGTCGGCGTAGGGCCACGCTCGTACTCGAGTGGGGTAAAGACGCGAGGGAGACAGCTGTGAGCCTCTGGTCTTGAGTAAAACAATAAAGGCTTGCGGGGGTTGGGAACTACCGTTTCATGGTACTTCACACTCCCCACAAGCCTTTTGTTCTGCTTGCGCAGACGTTGTTCGTTAATCACGCTATCAAGCTTCCCTAACATTCCTTCGTCTTCACAAAACTCTTTCCGAACTCAAATCGTCGGAGAACGAGTTGTGATGTCCTTTAGCTCTGACCTATAAAAAATTGAGCTTGGACAACGACTTAGGCAACGTGTGCCTTATTCATGATTACCGTGCAACGAACTATGACTGATAGAAGTATCTCATACCAGTTATAAAGGACAAGTGGATAACTTTTTATGTCCTACAGATATATCGCGTCAAGTAACGCTAGACTAAAGCGTAGATATGTGCTTAAATGATGTCGGCAAAGTACCTCTCTCGAGCGACGGGCATGGCACTCCGTAACTGCCGTGGATGCGGTCAGGCTTGAATATCGGCCTATTTTGTCGAGATTCAGGCCACTATGTGCAAACCTCGAGCCGCATATCGAGGACCTGTTCTGTGGAGCACCCCAAAGCTCCGTCGGCCAAAAAGCCGAGCAGACCGGGCGCACAGGCGTCAAACAGAGAGGTGGGGCCAGTACGGCTGGGGAACATCGTGTTCCCCAGCCGTTTCCACTTCTAGCGCCCAAGAAAGCCTTATTTGCAAAATGCCTCTTTATATAGTACAATGTTGCCCATGTTAACAAAAACTAAAAAAGCAAAGGTTATTAAGAAAGTTCAGTCACACGAGACCGACACAGGCTCGGCCGCTGTGCAGGTTGCCATTTTATCAGAACGCATTGTTGAGCTCACAACGCATTTGAAAAAGAACAAGAAGGACAATCACTCGCGAAGAGGATTACTCCAGATGGTCGCCGATCGCCGTTCCCACCTCAAATATTTAGAAAAAAAGGACCCCAAGGTCCACAAGAAACTGGTAAAAGAGCTTTCGCTCGCCTAGTTTCTCTAACATTTTAATATGTCCATAATCAAACACAAAGCCCAGC
Above is a window of Candidatus Paceibacterota bacterium DNA encoding:
- the rpsO gene encoding 30S ribosomal protein S15, whose product is MLTKTKKAKVIKKVQSHETDTGSAAVQVAILSERIVELTTHLKKNKKDNHSRRGLLQMVADRRSHLKYLEKKDPKVHKKLVKELSLA